AGCCATCGGTGCCTCTCGCCGGCATGGCGCCTCGCCACTTGCCGCATCCAATACTCGAAATGATTATATCGTAGCGGCGAAACGCCTTGTGGCTGCATGGCTGAAGCTAGAGCGTTTTAAATCAAACTGTAGCCTTTTGTGGGCGGATGTGCTATATGAAGGCTATGAGAACGATATCTACGGATTTACGGGAACGCATTGTGGCGGCCTGCGACCGGGGCGATGGAACGCGACAACAGATCGCCGACCGGTACGAGGTATCTCTAGGCCTGCTGAAGAAGCTTCTTGGACAGCGGCAGCGTACCGGCGGTATCGCGCCGCGCCACCGTTTTTCAGGCCGGAAGCCCAAGATCACGCATGAACATCAGCACCGGCTGAGAAGATTGGTGCGCGATCACCCGGAGATGACGCTGGAAGAGTTGCGTGACGCCTTAGGGGTTGGGTGCACGCCGCAGGCCATTCACTACGTGCTGTTACGCATGAACCTGCCTTTAAAAAAAGACGTTTCGTCCTGCCGAAGTGAATCGTCCGGACATCCAGGAAGCGCGAGCACGGTGGGTTGCTGAGATAGCCGGGGTGTCCCACCAGCGCTTGGTGTTTCTCGACGAGTCCGGGGCCAAGACCAACATGACGCGTCTGTATGGGCACGGCCCTCGTGGTGCCCGGGTGTTTGACCACGTTCCGCACGGCCGTCTGGAAACGACGACCCTGATCGCCGCCGTAAGCCGCAACGGTCCCCCCGGCCCCTTGGGTGCTGAAAGGCCCCATGGACGGGGCGGCGTTTTGGGTCTGGGCGAAGCAGGTCTTCGTGCGCACGCTGCAATCGACGGACATCGTAGTCCTGGACAACCTGTCCGTCCATCGAAACGCCGCCGCGTGCGCTGCCATTACAGCCGTAGGGGCGCAGCTCTGGCCTCTACCTCCCTACAGCTACGACCTTAACCCCATCGAAAAGATGTGGAGCAAGGTAAGAGCCTACCTGCGCAGAGCAAAGGCGCGAGATCCCCAAAGCCTCTTCCACGCGATCTCGCGCGCTCTGGAGCAGGTTACGCAAGAAGACGTTCGAAATTGGTTTGCCTCCTGCGGCTATAGTTTTATTTAAAATGCTCTAATCCCGCCCAACTCGACCTGTGGGCCTTCGGACACCAATGACGACCCAAACTGCGAAAATTCTGGGGGAACTTCTGCTCAGCACTTCTACCTTAGGTACCAAGAACAAACGGGTTCACCTGGCCCCGTTCCGTTCTCACACACCACACACGACAGCCAGGTGTTATCCATCGCCGCCTTTCCCGAACTACCCATAGCAAGAACGGGGGGAATGCAAGAAGCAATGCCCCTAGCCACGGGCGCCGCGGGATACCCGACCACCGCCGGCCTCGTGCAGAATCCGCGAAGCCTCCGCATCAACATCAACACCGGGCATCGGCGCATCCGGATCGAGCCGGCCCTCCGCATCAGCCACTTCAAACAAGGAGGTGAATCCCAGAATCACCCGGGACGCACGGCTTCCATTCCCCAATACGACACCAAACGTCCAGGACTCGAACGGAGACCCTGAAGGTCTCGCTTCCTCCCCAGGAAAACGAACCAGCGCAGGAAGACGGAATTCGCCAAAGGCCACATGCAGCCTGGCCCGGTCGAGCCTGACCCGCCGCGTGAACTCCCCAACCCGCCGCCCATCCGCCCAAACACAACACCCCACGACCATGCCTGCCCAAGGCGACGGATAAGGAACACGCAGCGAAAGCACAGGAACCATCACCTCGACCCACTCCCGGTTGAACTGCTCGCCAAGCATCCGGGACCGCCCATCTTCGCCAGCCCCCGCCACGGCGAGACGCTCAATCTCAACCGTCCGCACGATCTCATCCAGAGACACCACCCAGAACGCCAGCACACCCAACAGTTTCGACTCGACAGAGAACCGAAACTCCCACTCGCCCGGGCTTCTTGAAACAGGGCTGTTGGCCACGTCCCGGGCAAGGTGTCCCAGCCGCATCTCGCCCCGGGAAAGATCCAGAGGAAGACAAAACGAATCCTCCACCGCCAACGCGCCCTTAGACACCAGCTCCGCACGCACCCGGAACCCCGCAAACTTGGACGGGTGATACGTCCGGGCCCGCAACGACGCCAGGGGAGCAATCCACTTCGCCTCCGGCAAGACCACCGGCGTAAGACATACCTGCCCCTCTACCGAAACTGCCAGGGCCGCGTCAACCAGCTCGAGATCGTCAAGCAGCATCCCCGGAGACACCACCTCGAACTCCACCGCCCCAAGGATACGCCCGGTTTCCTCCAACTCCACTGCGGCAGCCCACACACCGGGAACAGCGAACATCCCCTGCAAACCGGCGACACAAAGCTGAACCGTGCACGCCCCTCCCTCGGGGTATCGTTCCACGACTTTCCGGGTCCGCCAGGCATCCCCGGCTGGCCGAAGCAGTACGAACGCCAAACGCAGCGGATAGACCCCCTCCCGCGAGGGCAATTCCAACCGCGCACACCAGCTTAACCGGGAGCCCACCAGCCACGAGTCACAGGTTTACGGTCTTGCCTTCAACGCGGACGGCACGCGGCTCGTCTCCGGCAGTGATGACAAGACCGCACGGGTATGGGACACCGAAACGGGCCCGGATCACAGTATTGTCTATTGCGTCAATATATAATGTATGCGGTAGGATATTTCCCCCGGCGGGGTCTCATCGACGCGCTGCCCAGATTGGCCTGGGGTCTCCGTCTTATTGGTAGATGGAACGTATGAGCTGCTTGGACTAGGATCTCTGATATGGCTTCCGATCTGGCATTACTGACGCGGTGGGCCAATCGCCGGGAGGCCCAAGCCTTCAAGGAGATCGTGTCGCGGTATGCGCCCATGGTCTATGCGACCTGCGTGCGTGT
Above is a genomic segment from Candidatus Hydrogenedentota bacterium containing:
- a CDS encoding transposase, yielding MDGAAFWVWAKQVFVRTLQSTDIVVLDNLSVHRNAAACAAITAVGAQLWPLPPYSYDLNPIEKMWSKVRAYLRRAKARDPQSLFHAISRALEQVTQEDVRNWFASCGYSFI
- a CDS encoding IS630 transposase-related protein gives rise to the protein MKAMRTISTDLRERIVAACDRGDGTRQQIADRYEVSLGLLKKLLGQRQRTGGIAPRHRFSGRKPKITHEHQHRLRRLVRDHPEMTLEELRDALGVGCTPQAIHYVLLRMNLPLKKDVSSCRSESSGHPGSASTVGC